Proteins from a genomic interval of Diprion similis isolate iyDipSimi1 chromosome 10, iyDipSimi1.1, whole genome shotgun sequence:
- the LOC124411120 gene encoding translin isoform X1 gives MSTNVTTIFNSFQDYLNTEQELREEIRTIVKEIEQSAREILMVLQNIHNENMSEENTIVSEHCAKARCLFEDVRKGYAKLAVVVPENQYYRFHEHWRFVTQRLCFLASLTIYLEVKILVHKDTVAELLGVKSNREEGFHLDLEDFLMGLLQLSSELCRFAVNSVTRGDYDRPIEISRFVNELNAGFRLLNLKNDSLRKRFDALKYDVKKIEEVVYDLSIRGLKPAAPPAAVDSK, from the exons ATGTCGACCAACGTAACGACGATTTTTAACTCGTTCCAAGATTACCTCAATACGGAACAAGAACTCCGTGAG GAAATCCGAACTATCGTCAAAGAGATTGAACAAAGTGCAAGAGAAATTCTGATGGTACttcaaaatattcacaatGAGAATATGTCCGAGGAAAACACTA TAGTTTCGGAACACTGCGCTAAGGCGAGGTGTCTGTTTGAAGATGTACGAAAGGGCTATGCCAAACTAGCCGTTGTTGTTCCCGAGAATCAATACTACCGATTTCATGAACATTGGCGATTCGTCACGCAACGCTTATGCTTCTTGGCTTCCCTCACCATATATCTAGAAGTCAAGATCCTTGTGCACAAGGACACAGTTGCAGAACTTTTGGGAG TAAAGAGCAATCGAGAGGAAGGATTTCACTTGGATCTTGAAGATTTTTTGATGGGACTTCTGCAGCTGTCTTCCGAATTG tGCCGGTTTGCTGTCAACAGCGTAACAAGGGGCGACTATGATCGACCAATAGAAATATCCAGGTTCGTCAACGAATTGAACGCAGGATTCCGACTCCTCAATCTGAAAAACGACTCTCTTCGTAAACGGTTTGACGCCCTGAAATacgatgttaaaaaaatcgaggaagTCGTATACGACCTCAGCATCCGAGGACTAAAACCTGCAGCACCGCCTGCTGCAGTGGATTCGAAGTAG
- the LOC124411120 gene encoding translin isoform X4, with the protein MRMWNWERTEQWTNQVVSEHCAKARCLFEDVRKGYAKLAVVVPENQYYRFHEHWRFVTQRLCFLASLTIYLEVKILVHKDTVAELLGVKSNREEGFHLDLEDFLMGLLQLSSELCRFAVNSVTRGDYDRPIEISRFVNELNAGFRLLNLKNDSLRKRFDALKYDVKKIEEVVYDLSIRGLKPAAPPAAVDSK; encoded by the exons ATGAGAATGTGGAATTGGGAAAGGACAGAGCAATGGACAAATCAAG TAGTTTCGGAACACTGCGCTAAGGCGAGGTGTCTGTTTGAAGATGTACGAAAGGGCTATGCCAAACTAGCCGTTGTTGTTCCCGAGAATCAATACTACCGATTTCATGAACATTGGCGATTCGTCACGCAACGCTTATGCTTCTTGGCTTCCCTCACCATATATCTAGAAGTCAAGATCCTTGTGCACAAGGACACAGTTGCAGAACTTTTGGGAG TAAAGAGCAATCGAGAGGAAGGATTTCACTTGGATCTTGAAGATTTTTTGATGGGACTTCTGCAGCTGTCTTCCGAATTG tGCCGGTTTGCTGTCAACAGCGTAACAAGGGGCGACTATGATCGACCAATAGAAATATCCAGGTTCGTCAACGAATTGAACGCAGGATTCCGACTCCTCAATCTGAAAAACGACTCTCTTCGTAAACGGTTTGACGCCCTGAAATacgatgttaaaaaaatcgaggaagTCGTATACGACCTCAGCATCCGAGGACTAAAACCTGCAGCACCGCCTGCTGCAGTGGATTCGAAGTAG
- the LOC124411122 gene encoding BET1-like protein has product MRRSHSGGYAYGPLPSTSHDALEEENERIADELKDKISLLKAVSIDIGTEVKYQEKMLNGMDEDFERTSGSLTSSVARVLRMSRAGHNYYIIYLFLFSIAVFIVLWLVLKFK; this is encoded by the exons atgaggCGGTCGCATTCGG GGGGGTATGCCTACGGGCCGCTGCCAAGCACCTCTCACGATGCTCTGGAGgaagagaacgaacgaatagCCGACGAGCTAAAGGATAAAATAAGTCTCCTGAAGGCAGTGTCCATCGATATCGGTACCGAGGTTAAATACcaggaaaaaatgttgaacgGAATG gaCGAAGATTTTGAGAGGACGAGTGGCTCCCTGACTTCTTCTGTGGCTAGAGTATTGCGTATGTCCCGGGCAGGACATAATTATTACATAATTtaccttttccttttttcaattgcTGTATTTATTGTGTTATGGCTTGTtcttaaatttaaataa
- the LOC124411120 gene encoding translin isoform X3, producing the protein MSTNVTTIFNSFQDYLNTEQELREEIRTIVKEIEQSAREILMVLQNIHNENMSEENTIVSEHCAKARCLFEDVRKGYAKLAVVVPENQYYRFHEHWRFVTQRLCFLASLTIYLEVKILVHKDTVAELLGVKSNREEGFHLDLEDFLMGLLQLSSELCRFAVNSVTRGDYDRPIEISRFVNELNAGFRLLNLKNDSLPFCHAPVQNNERV; encoded by the exons ATGTCGACCAACGTAACGACGATTTTTAACTCGTTCCAAGATTACCTCAATACGGAACAAGAACTCCGTGAG GAAATCCGAACTATCGTCAAAGAGATTGAACAAAGTGCAAGAGAAATTCTGATGGTACttcaaaatattcacaatGAGAATATGTCCGAGGAAAACACTA TAGTTTCGGAACACTGCGCTAAGGCGAGGTGTCTGTTTGAAGATGTACGAAAGGGCTATGCCAAACTAGCCGTTGTTGTTCCCGAGAATCAATACTACCGATTTCATGAACATTGGCGATTCGTCACGCAACGCTTATGCTTCTTGGCTTCCCTCACCATATATCTAGAAGTCAAGATCCTTGTGCACAAGGACACAGTTGCAGAACTTTTGGGAG TAAAGAGCAATCGAGAGGAAGGATTTCACTTGGATCTTGAAGATTTTTTGATGGGACTTCTGCAGCTGTCTTCCGAATTG tGCCGGTTTGCTGTCAACAGCGTAACAAGGGGCGACTATGATCGACCAATAGAAATATCCAGGTTCGTCAACGAATTGAACGCAGGATTCCGACTCCTCAATCTGAAAAACGACTCTCTTC CGTTCT GCCATGCACCTGTCCAAAACAATGAACGCGTCTAA
- the LOC124411118 gene encoding THUMP domain-containing protein 3-like isoform X1 has translation MTDINESDLYKLFKKSEEVESVYTIGTTVDTGLEWQAVDECKEKVDTTLHVVKERGKIYFNIRLDQFSKVKEMRSIDNIFLISDVRQFNFAKDDGETDLTLIKDAIEKDLRLEKGLEAWKAMTGFRGKLYPKEEEFKNADKLLKAEKSQPLENEVIGDVRKGRKRGRDPSISTEEDILKYRVTCERTGSHAFESGQVARVIGGELQDKYHWLVDLTMYHLEVVCNLVQSELATCLRITHESKHRRNIMHFGPTTLRATVCYSLLRLANPKPGDIIIDPMCGGGSIPIEAAIAFPDTYVLCGDNHEKAVARSKLNIDAQSINRKTELITWSVAELPLKDSYVDIVVTDMVGISLFMCQHNDCLLLLFVVIKFSAIRKAKWFNDGQQSALQALHYRVGSCCETRYRTSGSTDLRSPQHSNGFTNRMQFIQSDKNARCQHGWAARSCVCFEEDQVTV, from the exons ATGACGGATATAAACGAATCTGACTTGTACAAGCTTTTTAAGAAATCTGAAGAAGTTGAAAGCGTTTATACGATCGGAACTACCGTAGACacag GTTTGGAATGGCAGGCGGTTGACGAATGCAAAGAGAAGGTGGACACGACTTTACACGTTGTCAAGGAgcgtggaaaaatttattttaacataCGTCtggatcaattttcaaaa gtaaaAGAAATGAGATCGATTGACAATATTTTCCTGATATCTGATGTCCGGCAATTCAACTTCGCAAAAGATGACGGCGAAACTGATTTAACGTTGATTAAAGATGCAATAGAGAAAGATCTCAGGCTAGAAAAGGGTTTGGAAGCATGGAAAGCAATGACGGGCTTTCGTGGCAAGCTTTACcctaaagaagaagaatttaaaaatgcaGATAAACTGCTCAAGGCTGAAAAAAGTCAGCCACTGGAAAATGAAGTCATCGGGGATGTTAGGAAGGGAAGAAAACGCGGTAGAGATCCGTCCATATCCACTGAAGAAGACATCCTCAAGTACAGAGTGACTTGCGAAAGGACAGGTTCTCACGCCTTTGAATCTGGTCAAGTTGCCAGAGTAATCGGGGGGGAATTACAAGATAAATATCACTGGCTAGTCGATTTGACTATGTACCATTTGGAAGTCGTTTGCAACCTAGTTCAGA GTGAGCTGGCAACCTGTCTTCGCATAACTCACGAGTCCAAACATCGCCGTAATATTATGCACTTTGGCCCAACTACGCTGCGAGCTACTGTGTGTTACAGTTTATTACGACTTGCAAATCCAAAGCCAGGGGATATCATAATCGATCCAATGTGTGGAGGAGGTTCCATACCGATCGAG GCAGCAATCGCTTTCCCGGATACATACGTTTTATGTGGGGATAATCATGAGAAAGCCGTTGCTAgatcaaaattaaatatcgATGCTCAATCGATCAATCGTAAAACAGAGCTGATCACGTGGAGTGTCGCAGAATTACCGCTGAAAGATTCTTATGTTGACATTGTGGTAACCGACATGGTAGGCATATCATTGTTTATGTGCCAGCACAACGATTGTCTTTTGTTATTGTTCGttgttatcaaattttcagccATTCGGAAAGCGAAGTGGTTCAATGACGGACAACAGAGTGCTTTACAAGCGTTACATTATAGAGTTGGCTCGTGTTGCGAAACTAGGTACAGGACGTCTGGTTCTACTGACTTACGATCGCCGCAGCATTCAAATG GCTTTACAAACCGCAtgcaatttattcaaagtgataaaaatgCTCGGTGTCAACATGGGTGGGCTGCACGCAGCTGTGTATGTTTTGAAGAGGACCAAGTTACCGTATAA
- the LOC124411118 gene encoding THUMP domain-containing protein 3-like isoform X2 codes for MTDINESDLYKLFKKSEEVESVYTIGTTVDTGLEWQAVDECKEKVDTTLHVVKERGKIYFNIRLDQFSKVKEMRSIDNIFLISDVRQFNFAKDDGETDLTLIKDAIEKDLRLEKGLEAWKAMTGFRGKLYPKEEEFKNADKLLKAEKSQPLENEVIGDVRKGRKRGRDPSISTEEDILKYRVTCERTGSHAFESGQVARVIGGELQDKYHWLVDLTMYHLEVVCNLVQSELATCLRITHESKHRRNIMHFGPTTLRATVCYSLLRLANPKPGDIIIDPMCGGGSIPIEAAIAFPDTYVLCGDNHEKAVARSKLNIDAQSINRKTELITWSVAELPLKDSYVDIVVTDMPFGKRSGSMTDNRVLYKRYIIELARVAKLGTGRLVLLTYDRRSIQMALQTACNLFKVIKMLGVNMGGLHAAVYVLKRTKLPYNS; via the exons ATGACGGATATAAACGAATCTGACTTGTACAAGCTTTTTAAGAAATCTGAAGAAGTTGAAAGCGTTTATACGATCGGAACTACCGTAGACacag GTTTGGAATGGCAGGCGGTTGACGAATGCAAAGAGAAGGTGGACACGACTTTACACGTTGTCAAGGAgcgtggaaaaatttattttaacataCGTCtggatcaattttcaaaa gtaaaAGAAATGAGATCGATTGACAATATTTTCCTGATATCTGATGTCCGGCAATTCAACTTCGCAAAAGATGACGGCGAAACTGATTTAACGTTGATTAAAGATGCAATAGAGAAAGATCTCAGGCTAGAAAAGGGTTTGGAAGCATGGAAAGCAATGACGGGCTTTCGTGGCAAGCTTTACcctaaagaagaagaatttaaaaatgcaGATAAACTGCTCAAGGCTGAAAAAAGTCAGCCACTGGAAAATGAAGTCATCGGGGATGTTAGGAAGGGAAGAAAACGCGGTAGAGATCCGTCCATATCCACTGAAGAAGACATCCTCAAGTACAGAGTGACTTGCGAAAGGACAGGTTCTCACGCCTTTGAATCTGGTCAAGTTGCCAGAGTAATCGGGGGGGAATTACAAGATAAATATCACTGGCTAGTCGATTTGACTATGTACCATTTGGAAGTCGTTTGCAACCTAGTTCAGA GTGAGCTGGCAACCTGTCTTCGCATAACTCACGAGTCCAAACATCGCCGTAATATTATGCACTTTGGCCCAACTACGCTGCGAGCTACTGTGTGTTACAGTTTATTACGACTTGCAAATCCAAAGCCAGGGGATATCATAATCGATCCAATGTGTGGAGGAGGTTCCATACCGATCGAG GCAGCAATCGCTTTCCCGGATACATACGTTTTATGTGGGGATAATCATGAGAAAGCCGTTGCTAgatcaaaattaaatatcgATGCTCAATCGATCAATCGTAAAACAGAGCTGATCACGTGGAGTGTCGCAGAATTACCGCTGAAAGATTCTTATGTTGACATTGTGGTAACCGACATG ccATTCGGAAAGCGAAGTGGTTCAATGACGGACAACAGAGTGCTTTACAAGCGTTACATTATAGAGTTGGCTCGTGTTGCGAAACTAGGTACAGGACGTCTGGTTCTACTGACTTACGATCGCCGCAGCATTCAAATG GCTTTACAAACCGCAtgcaatttattcaaagtgataaaaatgCTCGGTGTCAACATGGGTGGGCTGCACGCAGCTGTGTATGTTTTGAAGAGGACCAAGTTACCGTATAACTCGTAG
- the LOC124411119 gene encoding probable ribosome production factor 1 — MKLKNLRKNPLKREVSLEEETEVNEIAPPEKPKVSLPSDSNFNHIKCKIVRHKKSEQFRRQKAKAKKEERKQRQRDGEPKKVPHTIESLREKDETTIQGDIEAEENLEVKVDFEHDEFASYYKHTYEPKVLITYSDNPLRKTRIFGRELTRIIPNSISLYRNRSGVKKMVKSAIAKGFTDLIVINENMKQPNGMLVVHLPDGPTAQFKLSNVKITPELKRSHKEITEHRPEVILNNFTTRLGHSVGRMLGALFHYDPEFKGRRAVTFHNQRDYIFFRHHRYEFDLKKGKAKLRELGPRFTLKLRSLQRGTFDSKYGEYEWIIQGRRHAMETSRRKFFL; from the exons ATGAAGTTGAAGAATCTGCGTAAAAACCCACTGAAACGTGAGGTCTCATTGGAGGAAGAAACTGAAGTTAACGAGATCGCGCCACCCGAAAAGCCGAAAGTATCGTTGCCGAGCGACAGCAACTTTAATCACATAAAGTGTAAAATAGTTCGCCATAAAAAAAGCGAACAATTTCGTAGGCAAAAGGCGAAGGctaaaaaagaagagaggaaACAGCGGCAGAGGGATGGCGAGCCCAAAAAAGTCCCTCACACCATCGAAAGTCTGCGTGAAAAGGATGAGACAACCATCCAAGGAGATATTGAGGCGGAGGAAAATCTTGAGGTCAAAGTAGATTTTGAACACGACGAGTTCGCATCCTATTACAAACACACGTACGAGCCCAAAGTTCTCATTACCTACTCCGACAATCCTCTCAGGAAAACGAGAATATTTGGGCGCGAGTTGACTCGCATCATTCCAAACTCTATATCGCTCTACAGAAACAGATCGGGTGTCAAGAAAATGGTTAAAAGTGCAATTGCCAAGGGATTCACGGACTTGATAGTgattaatgaaaatatgaaacagCCGA ATGGGATGCTTGTTGTGCATCTGCCCGATGGTCCAACGGCCCAGTTCAAACTTAGTAATGTTAAAATTACGCCAGAGCTGAAGCGGTCGCATAAAGAAATAACTGAGCATCGTCCAGAAGTTATTTTAAACAACTTCACGACTAGATTAGGACATTCAGTTGGAAGAATGCTCGGAGCGTTGTTTCACTACGATCCCGAATTCAAGGGACGCAGGGCAGTCACGTTTCACAATCAACgagattacattttttttagacaTCACAG ATACGAGTTTGACCTTAAAAAGGGGAAAGCAAAGCTCAGAGAATTGGGCCCGAGATTTACCCTGAAATTGAGATCTCTGCAGCGAGGGACGTTTGACAGTAAATATGGAGAATACGAATGGATAATACAAGGACGTCGACACGCCATGGAAACTAGTAGAAGAAAGTTCTTCTTGTAG
- the LOC124411120 gene encoding translin isoform X5: MRICPRKTLVCLVSEHCAKARCLFEDVRKGYAKLAVVVPENQYYRFHEHWRFVTQRLCFLASLTIYLEVKILVHKDTVAELLGVKSNREEGFHLDLEDFLMGLLQLSSELCRFAVNSVTRGDYDRPIEISRFVNELNAGFRLLNLKNDSLRKRFDALKYDVKKIEEVVYDLSIRGLKPAAPPAAVDSK, translated from the exons atGAGAATATGTCCGAGGAAAACACTAGTatgct TAGTTTCGGAACACTGCGCTAAGGCGAGGTGTCTGTTTGAAGATGTACGAAAGGGCTATGCCAAACTAGCCGTTGTTGTTCCCGAGAATCAATACTACCGATTTCATGAACATTGGCGATTCGTCACGCAACGCTTATGCTTCTTGGCTTCCCTCACCATATATCTAGAAGTCAAGATCCTTGTGCACAAGGACACAGTTGCAGAACTTTTGGGAG TAAAGAGCAATCGAGAGGAAGGATTTCACTTGGATCTTGAAGATTTTTTGATGGGACTTCTGCAGCTGTCTTCCGAATTG tGCCGGTTTGCTGTCAACAGCGTAACAAGGGGCGACTATGATCGACCAATAGAAATATCCAGGTTCGTCAACGAATTGAACGCAGGATTCCGACTCCTCAATCTGAAAAACGACTCTCTTCGTAAACGGTTTGACGCCCTGAAATacgatgttaaaaaaatcgaggaagTCGTATACGACCTCAGCATCCGAGGACTAAAACCTGCAGCACCGCCTGCTGCAGTGGATTCGAAGTAG
- the LOC124411120 gene encoding translin isoform X2 yields MSTNVTTIFNSFQDYLNTEQELREEIRTIVKEIEQSAREILMVLQNIHNENMSEENTISEHCAKARCLFEDVRKGYAKLAVVVPENQYYRFHEHWRFVTQRLCFLASLTIYLEVKILVHKDTVAELLGVKSNREEGFHLDLEDFLMGLLQLSSELCRFAVNSVTRGDYDRPIEISRFVNELNAGFRLLNLKNDSLRKRFDALKYDVKKIEEVVYDLSIRGLKPAAPPAAVDSK; encoded by the exons ATGTCGACCAACGTAACGACGATTTTTAACTCGTTCCAAGATTACCTCAATACGGAACAAGAACTCCGTGAG GAAATCCGAACTATCGTCAAAGAGATTGAACAAAGTGCAAGAGAAATTCTGATGGTACttcaaaatattcacaatGAGAATATGTCCGAGGAAAACACTA TTTCGGAACACTGCGCTAAGGCGAGGTGTCTGTTTGAAGATGTACGAAAGGGCTATGCCAAACTAGCCGTTGTTGTTCCCGAGAATCAATACTACCGATTTCATGAACATTGGCGATTCGTCACGCAACGCTTATGCTTCTTGGCTTCCCTCACCATATATCTAGAAGTCAAGATCCTTGTGCACAAGGACACAGTTGCAGAACTTTTGGGAG TAAAGAGCAATCGAGAGGAAGGATTTCACTTGGATCTTGAAGATTTTTTGATGGGACTTCTGCAGCTGTCTTCCGAATTG tGCCGGTTTGCTGTCAACAGCGTAACAAGGGGCGACTATGATCGACCAATAGAAATATCCAGGTTCGTCAACGAATTGAACGCAGGATTCCGACTCCTCAATCTGAAAAACGACTCTCTTCGTAAACGGTTTGACGCCCTGAAATacgatgttaaaaaaatcgaggaagTCGTATACGACCTCAGCATCCGAGGACTAAAACCTGCAGCACCGCCTGCTGCAGTGGATTCGAAGTAG